Proteins found in one Pseudomonas sp. P8_241 genomic segment:
- a CDS encoding DUF1615 domain-containing protein, producing MQAIRLISGVVALLLLAGCASQRSQEPAPRNPDEVRAEIVRLLPAKTADRQGWATDIYAAFAAQDLYPSTQNLCSVLAVTEQESTFQVDPTVPGLGKIARDEIDRRAATAHIPGLLVSGALRLKSPSGKTYSDRLNAARSEKELSGIFDDFIGMVPMGKTLFGGFNPVHTGGPMQVSIDFAEQHAKGYPYPVKGSIRREVFTRRGGMYFGIAHLLGYPVSYQQPLYRFADFNAGWYASRNAAFQNAVSRASGIPLALDGDLVRYDSIMPGTTELAVRSLGKRLDMRNPTIRDQLEKGNSLAFEDTTLYRRVFELAEQAEGRSLPRAVLPGIVLQSPKITRKLTTAWFAKRVDERYQRCMARAGK from the coding sequence CGAAGTTCGCGCCGAGATAGTACGTTTGCTACCGGCCAAGACCGCCGACCGACAGGGCTGGGCCACGGATATTTATGCGGCATTTGCCGCGCAAGACCTCTACCCGAGCACTCAGAACCTGTGTTCTGTACTGGCCGTGACCGAGCAGGAATCAACCTTTCAGGTGGACCCGACGGTACCCGGCCTGGGCAAGATTGCCCGTGATGAAATCGATCGCCGTGCCGCTACCGCGCACATCCCCGGATTGCTGGTCAGTGGTGCGTTGCGGCTCAAATCGCCCAGCGGCAAAACCTACAGCGATCGCCTCAATGCTGCGCGCAGTGAAAAGGAGTTGAGCGGGATTTTCGATGACTTCATCGGCATGGTGCCCATGGGCAAAACCCTGTTTGGCGGCTTCAATCCGGTGCATACCGGCGGACCGATGCAGGTCAGCATCGATTTCGCCGAGCAGCATGCCAAGGGCTATCCGTATCCGGTAAAGGGCTCGATCCGTCGTGAAGTGTTCACGCGGCGCGGGGGCATGTATTTCGGCATCGCCCATTTGCTGGGTTACCCGGTGAGTTATCAACAGCCGCTGTATCGCTTCGCCGATTTCAACGCCGGTTGGTACGCCAGCCGCAATGCGGCCTTTCAGAACGCGGTAAGCCGGGCTTCGGGAATCCCGCTGGCGCTGGACGGCGACCTGGTGCGCTACGATTCGATCATGCCCGGCACTACGGAGTTGGCCGTGCGCAGCCTCGGCAAGCGCCTGGATATGCGCAACCCGACAATTCGCGATCAACTGGAGAAGGGTAATAGCCTGGCGTTCGAGGACACTACGTTGTACCGGAGGGTTTTCGAACTGGCCGAACAGGCAGAGGGGCGGTCGCTGCCGCGTGCGGTGTTGCCGGGCATCGTGCTGCAAAGTCCGAAAATCACCCGCAAACTCACCACGGCGTGGTTCGCCAAACGGGTCGATGAGCGTTATCAGCGTTGTATGGCGCGGGCCGGGAAGTAA
- a CDS encoding CBS domain-containing protein, with amino-acid sequence MKTVAQLLKLKDQKNQEVHQIKPDHMVLEALMKMAEKNVGALLVVDNDEVLGIISERDYARKLVLHGRSSVGTPVRDIMVSPVITVDTHQTVDTCLGIMSDKRLRHLPVVEDGKLIGLLSIGDLVKEAIAEQAELIRQLEQYIRGD; translated from the coding sequence ATGAAAACCGTCGCCCAACTGCTCAAGCTCAAAGATCAGAAGAATCAGGAAGTGCACCAGATCAAGCCCGATCACATGGTGCTGGAAGCGCTGATGAAGATGGCCGAAAAGAACGTCGGCGCCTTGCTGGTGGTGGACAATGATGAAGTGCTCGGCATCATCAGCGAGCGGGATTATGCGCGCAAACTGGTACTGCATGGACGCTCTTCGGTGGGCACTCCGGTGCGCGACATCATGGTGTCGCCGGTGATTACCGTGGACACCCACCAAACCGTCGACACGTGCCTGGGCATCATGTCCGACAAGCGCCTGCGTCACTTGCCTGTGGTTGAGGATGGCAAGTTGATCGGCCTGCTTTCCATCGGCGACCTCGTCAAGGAAGCCATCGCCGAGCAGGCTGAACTGATCCGCCAGTTGGAGCAGTACATTCGCGGCGACTAA
- a CDS encoding glutathione S-transferase, with translation MYQLYGHQNSGAAAIEAALELCEIPYRFIDVEASTEAAQALEKLNPLKQIPTLQRPDGGVLTESAAILIHLGLTFPSSGLLPDDPAERDQAIRGMTYIVANCYAAIGIIDYPERWLAEADESSRHNLMAGTRRRLHWSWEVFADQFSGDLYLGGETPGALDVLAAVISRWAGSREHLRNARPGFFAWLERIDRHPVLAPVFARHWPA, from the coding sequence ATGTACCAACTCTACGGCCATCAGAATTCCGGTGCGGCGGCGATTGAGGCCGCACTGGAGCTTTGTGAGATTCCTTACCGTTTTATTGATGTCGAGGCCTCAACGGAAGCCGCTCAGGCGCTCGAGAAGCTCAATCCGCTTAAACAGATTCCGACATTGCAGCGGCCCGACGGCGGTGTCCTGACCGAGAGCGCGGCGATCCTGATTCACCTCGGGCTTACGTTTCCCTCATCGGGGTTGTTGCCGGACGATCCCGCAGAGCGCGACCAGGCAATCCGGGGCATGACGTATATCGTCGCCAATTGCTATGCCGCCATCGGCATCATCGATTACCCAGAGCGCTGGCTGGCCGAGGCCGATGAGTCGTCGAGGCACAATCTCATGGCCGGCACGCGTCGACGTTTGCACTGGAGTTGGGAGGTGTTTGCCGATCAGTTTTCGGGGGATTTGTATCTGGGCGGTGAAACGCCTGGTGCGCTGGATGTGCTGGCGGCGGTGATATCGCGGTGGGCGGGTAGCCGGGAGCATTTGCGCAATGCCCGGCCCGGGTTCTTTGCCTGGCTGGAGCGGATTGACCGTCACCCGGTGCTGGCGCCGGTGTTTGCGCGGCATTGGCCCGCCTGA